The following proteins are co-located in the Microbacterium immunditiarum genome:
- a CDS encoding Rossmann-like and DUF2520 domain-containing protein yields the protein MTRDGRLGVGVIGAGRVGPVIAAALAGAGHALVGITKGSDPERVEALLPGLPVLDAVEVARRAELVVVAVPHDQLPGLVSGLGEVGAWQPGQLVLHTDAAFGTAVLAPAVAKGAIPLALHPAIAFTGTSMDLRQLSGAYAAVTAPAPVLPIAQALAVELGCEPVVIAEADRAAYGEAIATATAFSRSIVAQSMSLLSKAGVADPGSYLRILVHSTIDHALTEGASADAGLPGGGLAGGAADSIDG from the coding sequence ATGACACGCGACGGGCGCCTCGGAGTCGGCGTGATCGGCGCGGGACGCGTCGGTCCGGTGATCGCCGCCGCACTCGCGGGCGCGGGTCACGCGCTTGTCGGCATCACGAAGGGCTCCGATCCCGAGCGCGTCGAGGCGCTCCTGCCGGGGCTGCCCGTGCTCGATGCCGTCGAGGTCGCTCGTCGCGCCGAGCTCGTCGTGGTCGCGGTCCCGCACGACCAGCTTCCCGGCCTTGTGAGCGGGCTCGGGGAGGTCGGCGCGTGGCAGCCGGGGCAGCTCGTGCTCCACACTGACGCCGCGTTCGGCACTGCCGTGCTCGCGCCGGCCGTCGCCAAGGGCGCGATCCCGCTGGCGCTGCATCCGGCCATCGCCTTCACCGGCACGTCGATGGATCTGCGCCAGCTCTCGGGGGCCTACGCGGCCGTCACCGCGCCGGCGCCCGTGCTTCCCATCGCGCAGGCGCTCGCAGTGGAGCTCGGCTGCGAGCCCGTCGTGATCGCGGAGGCCGACCGCGCCGCCTATGGTGAGGCCATCGCGACGGCGACCGCGTTCTCGCGCTCGATCGTCGCGCAGTCGATGTCGCTGCTCTCGAAGGCGGGCGTCGCCGACCCGGGCTCGTACCTCCGCATCCTCGTGCACTCGACGATCGACCACGCGCTCACGGAAGGGGCATCCGCCGACGCGGGCCTGCCGGGTGGCGGTCTGGCGGGCGGAGCCGCCGATAGCATCGACGGATGA
- the panC gene encoding pantoate--beta-alanine ligase — protein MITTIDGLRTQLAEARAAAGEGARVALVSTIGSLHDGHIDLVHTARENADIVVVSLFVNPLRFATVAEFEAYPRTPEDDEALLDSLGVDVIFAPTTDELLPRGSATTKVSAGDLGLRYEGRSRPFYFDGLLTVEAKLLNLVRPEFAVYGLRDRQRVFLVTRMIRDLFFGVEVVEVETVRGDDGLPVSTRVGMLDAEDLAAAAKLPLALDAAASNADRGVDACIAAAQSALMGEPRIRLDYLSVVDPGSFLPVDEGHEGAAVALIAATVAGHRFVDNAEIYIH, from the coding sequence ATGATCACGACGATCGACGGACTGCGCACCCAACTGGCCGAAGCCAGAGCAGCAGCCGGCGAAGGGGCCCGTGTCGCACTCGTCTCGACGATCGGCTCGCTGCACGACGGCCACATCGACCTCGTCCACACCGCGCGCGAGAACGCCGACATCGTCGTCGTCTCCCTCTTCGTCAACCCGCTGCGGTTCGCGACGGTCGCCGAGTTCGAGGCGTATCCGCGCACTCCCGAGGACGACGAGGCGCTGCTGGACTCGCTCGGTGTCGACGTGATCTTCGCGCCGACGACGGACGAGCTGCTGCCGCGGGGCTCCGCGACGACCAAGGTGAGCGCGGGCGATCTCGGCCTCCGGTACGAGGGGCGGTCGCGTCCCTTCTACTTCGATGGACTGCTGACCGTCGAGGCCAAGCTGCTGAACCTCGTGCGACCCGAGTTCGCGGTGTACGGCCTGCGCGACCGTCAGCGCGTGTTCCTCGTCACTCGCATGATCCGGGACCTCTTCTTCGGTGTCGAGGTCGTCGAAGTCGAGACCGTGCGCGGCGACGACGGGCTCCCCGTGTCGACGCGCGTCGGCATGCTCGACGCCGAAGATCTCGCTGCGGCCGCCAAGCTGCCGCTGGCGCTGGACGCCGCGGCGTCCAACGCCGATCGCGGCGTGGACGCGTGCATCGCCGCGGCGCAGTCCGCGCTCATGGGCGAGCCGCGCATCAGGCTCGACTACCTGAGCGTCGTCGACCCGGGGTCGTTCCTCCCCGTCGATGAGGGACACGAAGGGGCCGCCGTCGCGCTGATCGCGGCCACCGTGGCCGGACACCGGTTCGTCGACAACGCCGAGATCTACATCCACTGA
- the lysS gene encoding lysine--tRNA ligase, with translation MTDANAQNDAHAEPTEEEVFEQKAVRLGKRERLLAERADAAGGPYPVSLPITDTIPELRERYGDLEAGAETGVTAAVAGRVVFSRSTGKLCFASLQAGDGARIQAMVSLAVVGEESLQRWKELVDLGDHVFVEGEVVSSRRGELSIMVSEWEIASKAILPLPNMYGELSEESRVRSRFLDLIVRDRARETVVARARVNASLRETFAAHGFLEVETPMLQVQPGGASARPFTTHSNAFDADLYLRIAPELYLKRAVVGGIERVFEINRNFRNEGADSTHSPEFAMLEAYQAYTDYSGIADLTQELIQNAAIAVTGSTTVTWADGTEYDLGGQWDRLPMYDSLSDAAGRRITPETPFDELVAIAEAEGVELPPHPIHGKLVEELWEHFVKPSLTRPTFVMDFPLDTSPLVREHRTIPGVVEKWDLYTRGFELATGYSELVDPVIQRERFVEQAKLAAKGDLEAMRIDEEFLRALEHGMPPTGGMGMGIDRLLMALTGLGIRETILFPLVK, from the coding sequence ATGACCGACGCCAACGCGCAGAACGACGCGCACGCCGAGCCGACCGAGGAAGAGGTCTTCGAGCAGAAGGCCGTCCGGCTGGGCAAGCGCGAGCGGCTCCTGGCGGAGCGTGCGGATGCCGCGGGCGGCCCCTACCCGGTGAGCCTGCCGATCACCGACACGATCCCCGAGCTTCGCGAGCGCTACGGCGACCTCGAGGCCGGCGCCGAGACCGGCGTCACCGCAGCCGTCGCCGGGCGCGTCGTGTTCAGCCGCAGCACGGGCAAGCTCTGCTTCGCGTCGCTGCAAGCCGGTGACGGCGCCCGAATCCAGGCGATGGTGTCGCTCGCCGTCGTCGGCGAGGAGTCGCTGCAGCGCTGGAAGGAGCTCGTCGACCTCGGCGACCACGTCTTCGTCGAGGGCGAGGTCGTCTCGAGCCGCCGCGGCGAGCTGTCGATCATGGTCTCGGAGTGGGAGATCGCCTCGAAGGCGATCCTGCCCCTGCCGAACATGTACGGCGAGCTCAGCGAAGAGAGCCGCGTGCGCAGCCGGTTCCTCGACCTCATCGTGCGCGACCGGGCGCGCGAGACGGTCGTGGCGCGCGCCCGGGTCAACGCGAGCCTGCGGGAGACGTTCGCGGCGCACGGGTTCCTCGAGGTCGAGACGCCGATGCTGCAGGTGCAGCCGGGCGGGGCATCCGCTCGCCCGTTCACCACGCACTCGAATGCGTTCGACGCCGACCTCTACCTGCGCATCGCGCCCGAGCTCTACCTCAAGCGCGCGGTCGTCGGCGGCATCGAGCGAGTCTTCGAGATCAACCGCAACTTCCGCAACGAGGGCGCCGACTCGACGCACAGCCCGGAGTTCGCGATGCTCGAGGCCTACCAGGCCTACACCGATTACAGCGGCATCGCCGACCTCACGCAGGAGCTGATCCAGAACGCGGCGATCGCGGTCACCGGCTCGACGACGGTGACGTGGGCCGACGGCACCGAGTACGACCTGGGCGGCCAGTGGGACCGCCTCCCGATGTACGATTCGCTGTCGGATGCCGCGGGCCGCCGCATCACGCCCGAGACGCCGTTCGACGAGCTCGTCGCGATCGCCGAGGCCGAGGGTGTCGAGCTCCCGCCGCATCCGATCCACGGCAAGCTCGTCGAAGAGCTGTGGGAGCACTTCGTGAAGCCGTCGCTCACGCGGCCGACGTTCGTCATGGACTTCCCGCTCGACACGAGCCCGCTCGTGCGCGAGCACCGCACGATTCCCGGCGTCGTAGAGAAGTGGGACCTCTACACGCGCGGGTTCGAGCTCGCGACCGGGTACTCCGAGCTCGTCGACCCGGTCATCCAGCGCGAGCGCTTCGTCGAGCAGGCGAAGCTCGCCGCGAAGGGCGACCTCGAGGCGATGCGCATCGACGAGGAGTTCCTGCGCGCGCTCGAGCACGGCATGCCGCCCACCGGCGGCATGGGCATGGGCATCGACCGGCTGCTCATGGCGCTCACCGGGCTGGGCATTCGCGAGACGATCCTGTTCCCGCTGGTGAAGTGA
- a CDS encoding DUF4192 family protein: protein MTTTTIITAGSAAEFLSLLPRMLGFRPRRSLVLVPFARTRTLGAMRLDLPADDDDAEAFAATCVGMVCRVASADSVALVVFDDAPFDADGTPPRDDVARAFVSKADACGLAIVDALCVAADGWGSSVRPELSPRPLAELAVGPSGAELLAEPDGDQWVGCELPEVDSTDAAAVESALAALADAVAVLCADAPARDETKRVDPRALEAAVGLDDLPALFERMLEWDASELEPFDAATAVWCLSRPALRDIALVGWTAGPQLGDEALAAQLRWEKGEPYPAELAQIMWGEGTQPEPARLLRALGVVRAVAAPAPEQHRAGPLAVCAWLSWALGRSTHAESYAKRALEADPEHGLAEIVLSFVAAGHLPDWAFSRS, encoded by the coding sequence ATGACCACGACGACGATCATCACCGCGGGCAGCGCCGCGGAGTTCCTGTCCCTGCTCCCCCGCATGCTCGGCTTCCGCCCGCGCCGCAGCCTGGTGCTCGTGCCGTTCGCGCGCACGCGGACGCTCGGCGCGATGCGCCTCGACCTGCCGGCCGACGACGACGATGCCGAGGCGTTCGCGGCGACGTGCGTGGGGATGGTGTGCCGCGTGGCATCCGCGGACTCGGTCGCCCTCGTGGTGTTCGACGACGCGCCGTTCGACGCCGACGGAACCCCGCCGCGCGACGATGTGGCCCGCGCGTTCGTGTCGAAGGCCGACGCGTGCGGGCTGGCGATCGTCGACGCCCTGTGCGTCGCGGCCGATGGGTGGGGCTCGTCCGTGCGACCGGAGCTGTCGCCGCGGCCGCTCGCCGAGCTCGCGGTCGGTCCGTCCGGCGCGGAGCTGCTCGCCGAGCCCGACGGCGATCAGTGGGTGGGCTGCGAGCTTCCCGAGGTCGATTCGACGGATGCCGCGGCGGTGGAGTCCGCGCTCGCGGCGCTCGCCGATGCGGTGGCCGTCCTGTGCGCGGACGCACCGGCTCGCGACGAGACGAAGCGTGTCGACCCGCGCGCGCTCGAGGCCGCGGTGGGGCTCGACGACCTGCCGGCGCTGTTCGAGCGGATGCTCGAGTGGGACGCGTCGGAACTCGAGCCGTTCGACGCCGCGACCGCGGTCTGGTGCCTGTCGCGACCGGCCCTGCGCGATATCGCGCTCGTCGGATGGACCGCCGGCCCGCAGCTCGGTGATGAGGCGCTCGCCGCGCAGCTGCGCTGGGAGAAGGGCGAGCCCTATCCGGCCGAGCTCGCGCAGATCATGTGGGGCGAGGGTACGCAGCCGGAGCCGGCGCGACTGCTCCGCGCCCTCGGCGTGGTGCGTGCGGTGGCCGCCCCGGCGCCGGAGCAGCACAGGGCTGGGCCGCTCGCGGTGTGCGCGTGGCTCTCGTGGGCGCTCGGTCGCTCGACCCACGCGGAGTCGTACGCGAAGCGCGCGCTCGAGGCCGACCCCGAGCACGGTCTCGCCGAGATCGTGCTGTCGTTCGTGGCCGCGGGTCACCTGCCCGACTGGGCGTTCTCACGCTCGTGA
- the cls gene encoding cardiolipin synthase, whose product MITITFDASWWLIIVFVFDLTVRIAAIIIVPRNRRPTAAMAWLLAIYFIPLIGVFLFLLIGTPRLPRKRRQKQDRINAYIRETSASLEFGSLRPGQPQWFTSMVTLNRKLGALPVTGDNAAHLISDYQTSLDTMAAAIRGAEKYVHVEFYIFQSDDSTETLFEAMEEVCARGVTVRVLLDHWANRGKPFYKRTLQRLDRMGAQWRLMLPVQPFKGKYQRPDLRNHRKLLVVDGAVAFMGSQNVTDSTYNLKKNIRRGLHWVDLMVRLEGPVVASVNAVFLSDWYSETDEVLTDEIDLFDVKAGPGDLDCQIVPSGPGFEFENNLRLFAGLMYYAQRKLIIVSPYFVPDEALLLAITTACHRGLDVQLFVSEEGDQAMVYHAQRSYYETLLRAGVRIWMYRKPFILHSKSMTIDDEVAIIGSSNMDMRSFGLNMEISMLVRGTEFIDEMRGVEQEYRELSRELTIEEWEKQPLRSTVLDNLARLTSALQ is encoded by the coding sequence GTGATCACCATCACGTTCGACGCGAGCTGGTGGCTGATCATCGTCTTCGTCTTCGACCTCACGGTCCGCATCGCCGCGATCATCATCGTGCCGCGCAACCGGCGCCCGACCGCCGCCATGGCGTGGCTGCTCGCGATCTACTTCATCCCGCTGATCGGCGTCTTCCTCTTCCTGCTCATCGGCACTCCGCGCCTCCCGCGCAAGCGCCGGCAGAAGCAGGATCGCATCAACGCGTACATCCGCGAGACGAGCGCGTCGCTCGAGTTCGGATCGCTGCGACCGGGTCAGCCGCAGTGGTTCACCTCGATGGTGACGCTCAACCGCAAGCTCGGGGCGCTGCCGGTCACCGGCGACAACGCCGCGCACCTCATCTCGGACTACCAGACGAGCCTCGACACGATGGCGGCCGCCATCCGCGGCGCCGAGAAATACGTCCACGTCGAGTTCTACATCTTCCAGTCCGACGACTCGACCGAGACCCTCTTCGAGGCGATGGAGGAGGTGTGCGCGCGCGGCGTGACGGTCCGCGTGCTCCTCGACCACTGGGCGAACCGCGGCAAGCCGTTCTACAAGCGCACGCTCCAGCGCCTCGACCGCATGGGCGCGCAGTGGCGCCTCATGCTCCCCGTGCAGCCGTTCAAGGGCAAGTACCAGCGCCCCGACCTGCGCAATCACCGCAAGCTTCTCGTCGTCGACGGCGCGGTCGCGTTCATGGGCTCGCAGAACGTCACCGACTCGACGTACAACCTCAAGAAGAACATCCGGCGAGGACTGCACTGGGTCGACCTCATGGTGCGGCTCGAGGGGCCGGTCGTGGCATCCGTCAACGCCGTGTTCCTGTCGGACTGGTACAGCGAGACCGACGAGGTGCTCACCGACGAGATCGACCTCTTCGACGTGAAGGCCGGTCCCGGCGACCTCGACTGCCAGATCGTGCCGTCCGGGCCGGGGTTCGAGTTCGAGAACAACCTGCGCCTGTTCGCAGGGCTCATGTACTACGCGCAGCGCAAGCTCATCATCGTGAGCCCGTACTTCGTGCCCGATGAGGCGCTGCTGCTCGCGATCACCACCGCGTGCCACCGCGGCCTCGACGTGCAGCTGTTCGTGTCGGAAGAGGGCGACCAGGCCATGGTCTACCACGCGCAGCGCAGCTACTACGAGACGCTGCTGCGCGCGGGCGTGCGCATCTGGATGTACCGGAAGCCCTTCATCCTGCACTCGAAGTCCATGACGATCGACGACGAGGTGGCGATCATCGGGTCGAGCAACATGGACATGCGCTCCTTCGGTCTCAACATGGAGATCTCGATGCTCGTGCGCGGCACCGAGTTCATCGACGAGATGCGCGGGGTCGAGCAGGAGTACCGAGAGCTCAGCCGCGAGCTCACGATCGAGGAGTGGGAGAAGCAGCCGCTGCGCTCGACAGTGCTCGACAACCTCGCGCGGCTGACCTCGGCGTTGCAGTGA
- a CDS encoding GNAT family N-acetyltransferase, which yields MADVTIREIRTEDAGEVLTLQRAAFVQEALIYGTPSLPALTQTLESLEAELRENLGCVAHLGSRMVGAVRAQRDGDLLLVGRLVIAPDVQGEGIGSRLLTAVERRGTDAGAAVAELFTGSLSEANLRLYRREGYRESQRVPGDDGIEQVFLRKPLNGRSGER from the coding sequence GTGGCCGACGTCACGATCCGCGAGATCCGCACCGAAGACGCGGGCGAGGTGCTCACGCTCCAGCGCGCCGCCTTCGTGCAGGAGGCGCTGATCTACGGCACGCCGTCGCTTCCCGCCCTCACGCAGACGCTCGAATCGCTCGAGGCCGAGCTGCGCGAGAACCTCGGCTGCGTCGCACACCTCGGTTCTCGCATGGTCGGAGCCGTGCGGGCGCAGCGCGACGGCGACCTGCTGCTCGTAGGCCGTCTCGTGATCGCGCCGGACGTGCAAGGAGAGGGCATCGGCTCGCGGCTGCTCACGGCGGTCGAGCGGAGGGGAACGGATGCCGGCGCCGCCGTCGCCGAGCTGTTCACCGGGTCGCTCAGCGAGGCGAATCTCCGGCTGTATCGGCGCGAGGGGTATCGCGAGTCGCAGCGCGTGCCGGGTGACGACGGCATCGAGCAGGTCTTCCTCCGCAAGCCGCTCAACGGCCGGAGCGGGGAGCGATGA
- the rlmN gene encoding 23S rRNA (adenine(2503)-C(2))-methyltransferase RlmN, producing MTSSRPPVRETRPATPRVRDTAQVRPATEGWTQKKDAEGRPLLQFASPKRGKPPVHLADLTPVERVSKVKELGMPGFRAKQLEKHYFHHWTHDPAEMTDLPAAGRDEFVHGMLPPLLTEVRRLETDRGDTIKFLWKLHDGALVESVLMRYPGRITLCVSSQAGCGMNCPFCATGQAGLTRNMSAAEIVEQVVRANRLIADGGLGDPRRVGHEGERVTNIVFMGMGEPLANYARLMQAVRVMVDKEHGLGMSARGITVSTVGLVPAITKLAHEDIPVTFALSLHAPDDQLRDELIPVNSRWKVDEALDAARAYFEKTGRRVSIEYALIKDMNDHAWRADLLAEKLNSRGRGWVHVNPIPLNPTPGSIWTASERDVQDEFVRRLNDAGIPTTLRDTRGKEIDGACGQLVATEEDQAVAAATPLET from the coding sequence ATGACCTCGTCGCGCCCGCCTGTCCGTGAGACGCGTCCGGCGACCCCGCGGGTGCGAGACACCGCGCAGGTGCGCCCCGCGACCGAGGGGTGGACGCAGAAGAAGGACGCCGAGGGGCGCCCGTTGCTGCAGTTCGCGAGCCCCAAGCGCGGCAAGCCGCCCGTGCACCTCGCCGACCTCACGCCTGTGGAGCGCGTCTCGAAGGTGAAGGAGCTCGGCATGCCCGGGTTCCGCGCGAAGCAGCTCGAGAAGCACTACTTCCACCACTGGACGCACGACCCCGCCGAGATGACCGATCTGCCGGCCGCCGGCCGCGACGAGTTCGTCCACGGCATGCTGCCGCCCCTGCTCACCGAGGTGCGGCGGCTCGAGACCGACCGCGGCGACACCATCAAGTTCCTGTGGAAGCTGCACGACGGAGCGCTCGTCGAGTCGGTGCTCATGCGCTATCCGGGGCGCATCACGCTGTGCGTGTCGTCGCAGGCCGGATGCGGCATGAACTGTCCCTTCTGCGCGACGGGCCAGGCCGGGCTCACGCGCAACATGTCGGCCGCCGAGATCGTCGAGCAGGTCGTCCGCGCGAACCGCCTCATCGCCGACGGGGGATTGGGCGACCCACGCCGGGTCGGCCACGAGGGCGAGCGCGTCACCAACATCGTGTTCATGGGCATGGGCGAACCCCTCGCGAACTACGCGCGCCTCATGCAGGCCGTGCGGGTCATGGTCGACAAGGAGCACGGCCTGGGCATGAGCGCTCGCGGCATCACGGTGTCGACCGTCGGCCTCGTGCCCGCGATCACGAAGCTCGCGCACGAGGACATCCCCGTGACCTTCGCCCTGTCCCTGCACGCGCCCGACGACCAGCTGCGCGACGAGCTCATTCCGGTGAACTCGCGCTGGAAGGTCGACGAGGCCCTCGACGCCGCGCGTGCGTACTTCGAGAAGACCGGGCGCCGCGTCTCGATCGAGTACGCGCTCATCAAGGACATGAACGACCACGCGTGGCGCGCCGACCTCCTCGCCGAGAAGCTCAACTCACGCGGCCGCGGGTGGGTGCACGTGAACCCGATCCCGCTCAACCCGACGCCCGGCTCGATCTGGACCGCGTCGGAGCGCGACGTGCAGGACGAGTTCGTCCGCCGCCTCAACGACGCCGGGATCCCGACGACGCTGCGCGACACACGCGGCAAGGAGATCGACGGGGCGTGCGGCCAGCTCGTCGCCACCGAGGAGGACCAGGCGGTCGCCGCGGCGACGCCCCTCGAAACGTGA
- a CDS encoding ABC transporter transmembrane domain-containing protein yields MLAKLLVRYLKPSGWLLLGVLLFQFAAALAMLYLPSLNADIIDNGLSRGDTDYIWRTGTLMLTVSLGQIVASIIATYFAAKAAMRAGRDMRDDIFARVSGFSEREVTGFGAGSLITRNTNDVQQVQMLAMMSATFLVSAPLLAIGGIILAIEQSISLSWIIAVAVPVLLVVAALIIARMVPLFRSYQGKLDAVNRVMREQLTGIRVIRAFVREPIEEERFREANTDIMVVGRKVGSLFVVLFPAVMLILNVTVVGVIWFGGIQVDAGEVQIGTLFAFMQYVMIILSGVMMASFMTLMIPRASVSAERIGEVLEVKSTLERPADGVAELPEPGSVEFRDVTFTYPGAEHPILSDVSFSAAPGETVAIVGSTGAGKTTLVSLMPRLFDVTGGAVLVGGVDVRRADLDALWSTIGLVPQRPFLFSGTIATNLRFGREDATDAELWRALEIAQASDFVSQMEGGLDARIAQGGTNVSGGQRQRLAIARAIVHDPHVLVFDDSFSALDLTTDARLRQALWRELPDVTKIVVAQRVSTIIDADRIVVLDDGGVVGLGTHEELLETCRTYQEIVESQLGVEAAR; encoded by the coding sequence GTGCTGGCCAAGCTCCTCGTCCGCTATCTCAAGCCTTCCGGGTGGCTGCTGCTCGGCGTGCTGCTGTTCCAATTCGCGGCGGCGCTCGCGATGCTCTACCTCCCGAGCCTCAACGCCGACATCATCGACAACGGCCTGTCGCGCGGCGACACCGACTACATCTGGCGCACCGGGACGCTCATGCTCACGGTGTCGCTCGGCCAGATCGTCGCGTCGATCATCGCGACGTACTTCGCGGCGAAGGCCGCGATGCGCGCGGGTCGTGACATGCGCGACGACATCTTCGCGCGGGTGTCCGGCTTCTCCGAGCGCGAGGTCACCGGCTTCGGTGCGGGCTCGCTCATCACGCGCAACACGAACGACGTGCAGCAGGTGCAGATGCTGGCGATGATGTCGGCGACGTTCCTCGTCTCGGCGCCGCTGCTCGCGATCGGCGGCATCATCCTCGCGATCGAGCAGAGCATCAGCCTCTCGTGGATCATCGCCGTCGCCGTGCCGGTGCTGCTCGTCGTCGCCGCGCTCATCATCGCCCGAATGGTGCCGCTGTTCCGCAGCTACCAGGGCAAGCTCGACGCGGTCAACCGCGTGATGCGCGAGCAGCTGACGGGCATCCGCGTCATCCGCGCGTTCGTGCGCGAGCCGATCGAAGAGGAGCGGTTCCGCGAGGCGAACACCGACATCATGGTCGTCGGCCGCAAGGTCGGCTCGCTCTTCGTCGTGCTGTTCCCGGCCGTGATGCTCATCCTCAACGTGACCGTGGTCGGAGTCATCTGGTTCGGCGGCATCCAGGTCGACGCGGGCGAGGTCCAGATCGGCACGCTCTTCGCGTTCATGCAGTACGTCATGATCATCCTGTCCGGCGTCATGATGGCGAGCTTCATGACGCTGATGATCCCGCGCGCGTCCGTCTCGGCCGAGCGCATCGGCGAGGTGCTCGAGGTGAAGTCGACGCTCGAGCGCCCGGCGGACGGCGTAGCTGAGCTGCCCGAGCCGGGCTCGGTCGAGTTCCGCGACGTGACATTCACGTATCCCGGAGCCGAGCACCCGATCCTGTCGGACGTCAGCTTCAGCGCCGCGCCCGGTGAGACGGTCGCGATCGTCGGCTCGACGGGCGCCGGAAAGACGACGCTCGTCTCGCTCATGCCGCGCCTGTTCGACGTCACGGGCGGCGCCGTCCTCGTCGGCGGCGTCGACGTGCGGCGCGCCGACCTCGACGCGCTCTGGAGCACGATCGGCCTCGTGCCGCAGCGTCCGTTCCTCTTCTCGGGGACCATCGCGACGAACCTCCGGTTCGGTCGCGAGGACGCGACGGATGCCGAGCTGTGGCGCGCGCTCGAGATCGCGCAGGCGAGCGACTTCGTGAGCCAGATGGAGGGCGGGCTTGACGCGCGCATCGCGCAGGGCGGCACGAACGTGTCGGGCGGCCAGCGCCAGCGGCTCGCGATCGCCCGGGCGATCGTGCACGACCCGCATGTGCTCGTGTTCGACGACTCGTTCTCGGCCCTCGACCTCACGACCGACGCGAGGTTGAGGCAAGCACTGTGGAGAGAGCTGCCCGACGTCACCAAGATCGTGGTCGCGCAGCGCGTCTCGACGATCATCGATGCCGATCGCATCGTCGTGCTCGACGACGGCGGCGTGGTCGGGCTCGGCACGCACGAGGAGCTCCTCGAAACGTGCCGGACCTACCAGGAGATCGTCGAATCCCAGCTCGGAGTGGAGGCGGCTCGATGA